A genomic region of Manihot esculenta cultivar AM560-2 chromosome 15, M.esculenta_v8, whole genome shotgun sequence contains the following coding sequences:
- the LOC110601523 gene encoding WAT1-related protein At4g08300-like: MALKAFNIDDLYSRFKPQLLIVLAQIGYAFLYFITEASFEHGMNSSCLRTSLTDTLKQRPKLTIPLFVEIFVLSFLGVGLTLNMYFASLRYTSPTFLASMVNTIASLTFIIAVASRLEDLDLGNPRGIAKVLGT; this comes from the exons ATGGCTTTGAAAGCATTCAACATCGACGACCTTTACAGCAGGTTCAAGCCACAATTGCTCATTGTTCTTGCACAAATTGGCTATGCTTTTCTTTACTTCATCACTGAAGCTTCCTTCGAACATGGGATGAATTCCTCATGTCTACGTACATCACTTACCGACACATT AAAACAAAGACCAAAGTTGACGATACCTCTTTTTGTTGAGATATTCGTTCTTTCTTTCCTGGG GGTTGGTTTGACACTGAACATGTATTTTGCAAGCCTGAGATACACCTCTCCGACTTTTCTTGCATCAATGGTGAATACGATAGCTTCTTTGACCTTCATAATCGCAGTTGCATCAAG GTTGGAAGACCTTGATCTTGGAAATCCTCGTGGAATAGCAAAAGTTCTTGGAACTTAA
- the LOC110602345 gene encoding transcription factor bHLH104 isoform X1, whose product MDSLEDNSCWDFLDYNFIEETTTSSDFLWPNNQSGGLDVDFSSGGAVSQDKPCTRKRGRSDSCSKSRTKACREKLRREKLNDRILLICCWRVGLNFASFLLDIRMVYHACRFQDLSSVLEPGRPARIDKPAILDDAVRVLNQLKTEAQELKETNEKLQEEIKSLKAEKNELREEKLTLKADKERMEQQLKVIAVPPSGFMPAHPAAYHAGVNKMAVFPGYGLMPMWQLPLASRDISRDHEYWPPAA is encoded by the exons ATGGATTCATTAGAGGATAATTCTTGCTGGGATTTTCTTGATTATAACTTCATCGAGGAAACAACGACGTCTTCTGATTTCTTGTGGCCTAATAATCAAAG TGGTGGCCTGGATGTTGATTTTTCATCTGGTGGTGCTGTATCGCAAGATAAACCATGCACAAGAAAGAG GGGACGCAGTGATTCTTGCAGCAAGTCAAGGACCAAAGCTTGCCGTGAGAAGTTGCGGAGAGAGAAATTAAATGACAG GATACTACTGATATGCTGCTGGAGAGTTGGCCTCAACTTTGCCTCTTTCCTTTTAGACATAAGGATGGTTTACCATGCTTGCAGGTTTCAGGATTTGAGTTCTGTTTTGGAGCCTGGAAGACCTGCCAGAATAGACAAACCAGCCATACTTGATGATGCTGTTAGAGTTTTAAATCAATTGAAAACTGAAGCTCAGGAGCTCAAAGAAACAAATGAAAAGCTACAAGAAGAAATTAAAAGTCTGAAG GCTGAGAAGAATGAGCTTCGTGAGGAGAAACTCACACTAAAGGCAGATAAAGAAAGGATGGAACAACAATTGAAGGTTATTGCAGTTCCACCTTCTGGATTCATGCCGGCCCATCCAGCAGCTTATCATGCTGGAGTGAACAAGATGGCAGTTTTTCCAGGCTATGGTCTGATGCCGATGTGGCAATTACCTCTAGCTTCCCGTGATATATCCCGTGACCATGAGTACTGGCCCCCTGCtgcataa
- the LOC110602346 gene encoding CASP-like protein 5B3, whose protein sequence is MKDFAGTPGTLTALVLRISQCIFAAGSIAAMATTSTFFNFTAFCYLVASMGLQVIWSFGLALLDAYSLVQRKVLNNSILVSLFVVGDWVTATLSLAAASASAGITVLLFQDVEHCSYLKECEKYQISVALAFLSWGAIAISSLIMLWLLAAG, encoded by the exons ATGAAGGATTTTGCTGGGACACCAGGGACATTGACTGCTCTTGTTCTGAGGATTTCACAATGCATTTTTGCAGCTGGCTCAATTGCGGCCATGGCCACCACGTCCACCTTCTTCAATTTCACTGCTTTCTG CTACCTTGTAGCTTCAATGGGTTTGCAAGTCATATGGAGCTTTGGACTTGCATTATTAGATGCATATTCCTTGGTCCAAAGGAAGGTTCTCAACAATTCTATTTTGGTCAGCCTTTTCGTAGTGGGAGATTGG GTAACAGCAACGTTGTCTCTTGCAGCAGCTTCTGCCTCTGCAGGCATCACAGTGCTCCTGTTTCAAGATGTGGAACACTGTAGTTATTTGAAGGAATGTGAAAAGTACCAAATATCAGTTGCATTGGCCTTTTTGAGCTGGGGAGCTATTGCAATATCATCTCTAATTATGCTATGGCTACTGGCTGCAGGTTAG
- the LOC110601433 gene encoding RING-H2 finger protein ATL16 — MDLVSKIYSSQSLPPITSPTTSTSIFGTHSHSSDTSFPIIAIAIIGILATAFLLVSYYIFVIKCCLNWHRVDVLRRFSLSRNRNHDDPLMGHSPAMETRGLDESVIRSIPIFKFKKGGNKSRDFGERSLCECAVCLNEFQEDEKLRIIPNCRHVFHIDCIDVWLQNNANCPLCRNSISTTTRFPIDNVIAPSSSPQDTNPYSETVVGGDEDYVVIELGNHNSADQTLLAAQERLMNSGELSASSISPSPWRKLEQRGSALHQKARKFNKLTSMGDECIDIRGKDDQFAIQPIRRSFSLDSSADRQLYLSIQEIVQQSRQAITEVSPVEGCSSTSKPRRTFFSFGHSRGSTRCAVLPVHLEP, encoded by the coding sequence ATGGATCTTGTAAGCAAAATCTACAGTTCACAGTCTCTTCCTCCAATCACAAGTCCTACTACCAGTACCTCAATCTTTGGTACTCATTCACATTCTTCAGACACAAGTTTCCCCATTATAGCGATTGCCATCATAGGGATTTTAGCCACTGCTTTTTTGCTGGTTAGCTATTACATATTTGTCATCAAATGCTGCCTCAACTGGCACCGCGTCGATGTTCTAAGACGATTCTCTCTATCAAGAAACAGAAATCACGACGATCCTCTAATGGGCCACTCTCCCGCAATGGAGACTCGTGGACTGGATGAGTCGGTGATAAGGTCAATCCCAATATTCAAGTTTAAGAAAGGAGGCAATAAAAGTAGAGACTTTGGAGAAAGAAGTTTATGTGAATGTGCAGTTTGCTTGAATGAGTTTCAAGAAGATGAGAAGCTGAGGATAATACCAAATTGTCGCCATGTTTTCCATATTGATTGCATTGATGTTTGGCTTCAAAATAATGCAAATTGCCCACTTTGCAGAAACAGCATCTCAACCACCACGAGATTCCCAATTGATAACGTTATAGCTCCAAGCTCTTCCCCACAAGATACAAATCCTTACAGCGAAACTGTCGTCGGTGGAGATGAAGATTATGTTGTTATTGAATTGGGTAACCATAATTCCGCAGATCAAACCTTGCTTGCGGCACAGGAAAGATTGATGAATTCAGGAGAGTTATCAGCAAGTTCGATTAGCCCTTCCCCATGGAGGAAATTAGAACAGAGAGGATCAGCTCTTCACCAGAAAGcaagaaaatttaataagttaACCAGCATGGGAGATGAATGTATTGATATTAGAGGTAAAGATGATCAATTTGCAATCCAACCCATAAGGAGATCCTTTTCACTGGATTCGTCAGCAGATCGGCAGCTATATTTATCAATTCAGGAGATTGTTCAGCAGAGCAGGCAAGCAATTACTGAGGTCAGTCCTGTTGAAGGTTGTAGTAGCACTAGTAAACCAAGaagaactttcttttcttttggtcACAGCAGAGGATCAACCAGATGTGCAGTCTTACCAGTTCATTTGGAGCCATAA
- the LOC110602345 gene encoding transcription factor bHLH104 isoform X2 has translation MDSLEDNSCWDFLDYNFIEETTTSSDFLWPNNQSGGLDVDFSSGGAVSQDKPCTRKRGRSDSCSKSRTKACREKLRREKLNDRFQDLSSVLEPGRPARIDKPAILDDAVRVLNQLKTEAQELKETNEKLQEEIKSLKAEKNELREEKLTLKADKERMEQQLKVIAVPPSGFMPAHPAAYHAGVNKMAVFPGYGLMPMWQLPLASRDISRDHEYWPPAA, from the exons ATGGATTCATTAGAGGATAATTCTTGCTGGGATTTTCTTGATTATAACTTCATCGAGGAAACAACGACGTCTTCTGATTTCTTGTGGCCTAATAATCAAAG TGGTGGCCTGGATGTTGATTTTTCATCTGGTGGTGCTGTATCGCAAGATAAACCATGCACAAGAAAGAG GGGACGCAGTGATTCTTGCAGCAAGTCAAGGACCAAAGCTTGCCGTGAGAAGTTGCGGAGAGAGAAATTAAATGACAG GTTTCAGGATTTGAGTTCTGTTTTGGAGCCTGGAAGACCTGCCAGAATAGACAAACCAGCCATACTTGATGATGCTGTTAGAGTTTTAAATCAATTGAAAACTGAAGCTCAGGAGCTCAAAGAAACAAATGAAAAGCTACAAGAAGAAATTAAAAGTCTGAAG GCTGAGAAGAATGAGCTTCGTGAGGAGAAACTCACACTAAAGGCAGATAAAGAAAGGATGGAACAACAATTGAAGGTTATTGCAGTTCCACCTTCTGGATTCATGCCGGCCCATCCAGCAGCTTATCATGCTGGAGTGAACAAGATGGCAGTTTTTCCAGGCTATGGTCTGATGCCGATGTGGCAATTACCTCTAGCTTCCCGTGATATATCCCGTGACCATGAGTACTGGCCCCCTGCtgcataa